The proteins below come from a single Longimicrobium sp. genomic window:
- a CDS encoding fused MFS/spermidine synthase, translated as MSTQPAPASRPFSIMPPPPPPVPLPVRARSFALVGTFTASVFLSAFLLFLVQPMFGKMVLPLLGGSPAVWNTCMLFFQAALLGGYLYAHLSTQKLGVRAQVGLHVGLLAVTALLLPISVAGRSPEGSDAPIPWLLGTMLLTVGPPFFVLAGTGPLLQRWFAHSGHRNAADPYPLYAASNLGSMLSLFAYPALMEPRMRLAGQSAAWAMGFGALALLIAGAAAWVWRPVPPSAERADAVPADAPALSHSRTSVPWRERGIWTFLAFVPSAMLLALTTYITTDLSPVPLLWVLPLALYLLTFTLAFARRPPLPHEHMLWLQPPVLMVVVLLLLSGFVEEAVAAIPVHLAGLFVTGMVCHGELARRRPAVRHLTEFYLWISVGGVLGGIFNVLVAPVVFNNVYEYALSIGLACLARPWPQERRGWRGQAMMAVRTVAVTAALLYIGANSKDMNPGLLMASAAALMLLLTLALARTPLWLALCLGTVMMYSTVKAIREPGVLLAERSFYGRFKVVEFGIIERFHVLRHGSTLHGAQSLRNPRDPITYYLPHGPVGQIFAATAPRAGRRKVAVVGLGTGTTAAYARAGEEWTFYEIDPHVVRMATDRRYFTYLPDSPAKTRIELGDARLSLARASEPKYDMIVLDAFSSDAIPVHLLTREAMGTYLDRLAPGGVIAIHISNRYLDLEPVVAALVRERGLAARVSSGPDGKRKRYESIATWITVARTEEDLVIVAADRRWKPLTDRRVPPWTDDYSSLLSVFEW; from the coding sequence TTGAGCACCCAACCCGCCCCCGCGTCCAGGCCGTTCTCCATCATGCCCCCGCCCCCGCCGCCGGTTCCCCTGCCGGTGCGGGCGCGGTCGTTCGCGCTGGTGGGAACGTTCACCGCCTCGGTGTTCCTCAGCGCGTTCCTGCTGTTCCTGGTGCAGCCCATGTTCGGCAAGATGGTGCTTCCCCTGCTGGGCGGCTCGCCCGCGGTGTGGAACACCTGCATGCTGTTCTTTCAGGCCGCGCTGCTGGGCGGGTACCTGTACGCGCACCTGAGCACGCAGAAGCTGGGGGTGCGCGCCCAGGTGGGGTTGCACGTGGGGCTGCTGGCGGTAACGGCGCTGCTGCTCCCCATCAGCGTGGCGGGGCGCTCGCCGGAGGGGAGCGACGCGCCCATCCCCTGGCTGCTGGGGACCATGCTGCTCACCGTGGGCCCGCCCTTCTTCGTGCTGGCGGGCACGGGGCCGCTGCTCCAGCGCTGGTTCGCGCACAGCGGCCACCGGAACGCGGCCGATCCCTATCCGCTGTACGCGGCCAGCAACCTGGGGAGCATGCTGTCGCTGTTCGCGTACCCCGCGCTGATGGAGCCGCGGATGCGCCTGGCGGGGCAGAGCGCGGCGTGGGCCATGGGCTTCGGCGCCCTCGCCCTGCTGATCGCCGGCGCGGCCGCCTGGGTGTGGCGCCCCGTCCCGCCATCGGCCGAACGTGCCGACGCGGTCCCGGCCGACGCTCCCGCACTGTCGCACTCACGCACGTCCGTCCCGTGGCGCGAACGGGGGATCTGGACGTTCCTGGCGTTCGTGCCGTCCGCCATGCTGCTGGCGCTGACCACGTACATCACCACCGACCTCAGCCCGGTGCCCCTGCTGTGGGTGCTGCCCCTCGCCCTGTACCTGCTGACCTTCACGCTGGCGTTCGCACGGAGGCCGCCGCTGCCGCACGAGCACATGCTGTGGCTTCAGCCGCCCGTGCTGATGGTGGTGGTGCTGCTGCTGCTCAGCGGTTTCGTGGAAGAAGCCGTCGCCGCCATCCCGGTGCACCTGGCGGGGCTGTTCGTCACGGGGATGGTGTGCCACGGCGAGCTGGCGCGCCGCCGGCCGGCCGTGCGGCACCTCACGGAGTTCTACCTGTGGATCTCGGTGGGCGGGGTGCTGGGGGGCATCTTCAACGTGCTGGTCGCCCCCGTCGTGTTCAACAACGTCTACGAGTACGCGCTTTCCATCGGCCTGGCGTGCCTGGCGCGCCCCTGGCCGCAGGAGCGGCGGGGGTGGAGGGGACAGGCGATGATGGCGGTGCGCACGGTGGCGGTTACGGCCGCGCTGCTGTACATCGGCGCCAACTCCAAGGACATGAACCCCGGCCTGCTGATGGCCTCCGCCGCGGCGCTGATGCTGCTGCTGACGCTGGCGCTGGCCCGCACGCCGCTCTGGCTGGCGCTGTGCCTGGGCACGGTGATGATGTACTCCACGGTGAAGGCCATCCGCGAGCCGGGGGTGCTGCTGGCGGAGCGCTCCTTCTACGGGCGCTTCAAGGTGGTGGAGTTCGGCATCATCGAGCGCTTTCACGTGCTGCGGCACGGCTCCACGCTGCACGGCGCGCAGAGCCTCAGGAATCCGCGCGACCCCATCACCTACTACCTGCCGCACGGGCCGGTGGGGCAGATCTTTGCCGCCACGGCTCCGCGTGCGGGGCGGCGGAAGGTGGCGGTCGTGGGGCTGGGGACGGGCACCACCGCGGCGTACGCCAGGGCGGGCGAGGAGTGGACGTTCTACGAGATCGATCCGCACGTGGTACGGATGGCCACGGACCGCCGCTACTTCACCTACCTGCCGGACTCGCCGGCGAAGACGCGCATCGAGCTGGGCGACGCACGCCTGTCGCTGGCGCGCGCGAGCGAGCCGAAGTACGACATGATCGTGCTGGACGCGTTCAGCAGCGATGCCATTCCCGTGCACCTGCTGACGCGCGAGGCGATGGGCACGTACCTGGACCGCCTGGCGCCGGGCGGGGTGATCGCCATCCACATCAGCAACCGCTACCTGGATCTTGAGCCGGTGGTGGCGGCGCTGGTGCGCGAGCGGGGGCTGGCCGCGCGGGTGAGCAGCGGGCCGGATGGAAAGCGGAAGCGGTACGAGTCCATCGCCACGTGGATCACGGTGGCGCGCACGGAGGAAGACCTGGTGATCGTCGCGGCGGACCGTCGCTGGAAGCCGCTCACGGACCGCCGCGTGCCGCCGTGGACGGATGATTACTCGAGCTTGTTGAGCGTGTTCGAGTGGTAG
- a CDS encoding type II toxin-antitoxin system HicB family antitoxin, translating into MNREFAVVIERDKEGCYVASVPALRGCHTQARSLDDLMARVKEAVGLCLEVDGGEAEPMTFVGVQRISIGA; encoded by the coding sequence ATGAACCGAGAGTTCGCGGTGGTCATCGAGCGTGACAAGGAGGGATGCTACGTGGCCTCCGTGCCGGCGCTGCGCGGCTGTCACACGCAAGCCAGGTCACTGGACGACTTGATGGCGCGTGTGAAGGAGGCCGTCGGATTGTGCTTGGAGGTAGATGGTGGAGAAGCTGAGCCGATGACGTTCGTAGGCGTTCAGCGCATCTCGATCGGGGCCTGA
- a CDS encoding putative bifunctional diguanylate cyclase/phosphodiesterase, whose protein sequence is MTAPERPPRAAPSTEDALKETERAFRTVLDNLPGFAYRCRNEPTWPTELLSEGFEALTGYPPSDLLEERVTYASLIHPDDRDRVWADVQEGLAARRRFQSTYRMLTRGGEKWVWEQGQGIWSADGALVALEGLVLDVSAQKAAEMEVRNAEERFRLLTEHSWDIVHVQDAERVIQYISPSVERMLGYTPDEMVGRRGALFVHPEDQDFVRRIYAGEMREPGATARTEFRLGHKDGSWRTVEVFSRNTAGPGQPPYVLTYTRDVTEQRRMEAELRQLALYDALTGLPNRTLLLDRLGHALARTEEAGDAVCALLFLDLDRFKRVNDSLGHAAGDRLLQEVARRIQAVARPEDTPARLGGDEFALLVQSARSEGQVMGIASRLQAAISTPATVDGAEITPSASMGVALLHEGYAGPDEVLRDADIAMYSTKARGRGGFAIFSPTMHADAMGLLETENALRRALDRYEFRTFYQPIVSAENEALVGWEALVRWQHPERGLLGPAAFLPIAEDSGLMIQIDRWVMGDALRQLCLWRERFPELFVSVNVSGSDFDHPGMVEQVQSALSEACVPAGALRLEVTESVLIDNVAADSALRQVKALGVRVDLDDFGTGYSSLSYLSRFAVDALKIDRSFVASLRERPESRAIVGAIVSLAGSLGLEGTTAEGIESREQADDLRAAGCTHLQGYAFSPPLPAAEAEAWMMSHAEALPG, encoded by the coding sequence GTGACGGCTCCAGAGCGCCCGCCGCGGGCTGCCCCATCCACCGAAGACGCGCTCAAGGAGACCGAGCGGGCCTTCCGGACCGTGCTCGACAACCTCCCCGGCTTCGCGTACCGCTGCCGCAACGAGCCCACCTGGCCCACGGAGCTGCTCAGCGAGGGCTTCGAGGCGCTGACCGGGTATCCGCCGTCGGACCTGCTGGAGGAGCGGGTCACCTACGCCAGCCTGATCCACCCCGACGACCGCGACCGGGTGTGGGCCGACGTGCAGGAAGGCCTGGCCGCACGCCGGCGATTCCAGTCCACCTATCGCATGCTTACGCGGGGCGGCGAGAAGTGGGTGTGGGAGCAGGGCCAGGGCATCTGGTCGGCCGACGGGGCGCTGGTCGCGCTCGAGGGGCTGGTGCTGGACGTCAGCGCGCAGAAGGCCGCCGAGATGGAGGTGCGGAACGCGGAAGAGCGCTTCCGCCTGCTCACCGAGCACTCGTGGGACATCGTCCACGTGCAGGATGCGGAACGCGTCATCCAGTACATCAGCCCCTCGGTGGAGCGGATGCTGGGCTATACGCCCGACGAGATGGTGGGCCGGCGCGGGGCCCTGTTCGTTCATCCCGAGGACCAGGACTTCGTCCGCCGCATCTACGCGGGCGAGATGCGGGAGCCCGGCGCCACCGCGCGCACCGAGTTCCGGCTGGGGCACAAGGACGGATCGTGGCGCACGGTGGAGGTGTTCTCGCGCAACACGGCCGGGCCCGGGCAGCCTCCGTACGTGCTCACCTACACGCGCGACGTCACCGAGCAGCGGCGGATGGAGGCCGAGCTGCGGCAGCTGGCGCTGTACGACGCCCTGACGGGGCTGCCCAACCGCACCCTGCTGCTGGACCGGCTGGGGCATGCCCTGGCGCGGACCGAGGAGGCCGGCGACGCCGTGTGCGCGCTGCTGTTCCTGGACCTGGACCGCTTCAAGCGCGTGAACGACAGCCTGGGGCACGCCGCGGGCGACCGGCTGCTGCAGGAGGTGGCGCGCCGCATCCAGGCCGTTGCCCGGCCGGAAGACACCCCGGCCCGGCTGGGGGGCGACGAGTTCGCGCTGCTGGTGCAATCGGCGCGCAGCGAGGGACAGGTGATGGGCATCGCCTCGCGGCTGCAGGCCGCCATCTCCACGCCCGCCACCGTGGACGGCGCCGAGATCACCCCCAGCGCCAGCATGGGCGTGGCGCTGCTGCACGAGGGATACGCGGGGCCAGACGAGGTGCTGCGCGACGCCGACATCGCCATGTACAGCACCAAGGCGCGCGGACGCGGCGGGTTCGCCATCTTCTCGCCCACCATGCACGCCGACGCGATGGGGCTGCTGGAAACGGAGAACGCCCTCCGCCGGGCGCTGGACCGGTACGAGTTCCGCACCTTCTACCAGCCCATCGTGTCTGCCGAGAACGAAGCGCTGGTGGGATGGGAGGCCCTGGTGCGCTGGCAGCACCCGGAGCGCGGGCTGCTGGGTCCCGCGGCGTTCCTGCCCATTGCCGAAGACAGCGGGCTGATGATCCAGATCGACCGCTGGGTGATGGGCGACGCGCTGCGGCAGCTTTGCCTGTGGCGCGAGCGCTTTCCGGAGCTGTTCGTGAGCGTGAACGTGTCGGGGAGCGACTTCGACCACCCGGGGATGGTGGAACAGGTGCAGTCGGCACTCAGCGAGGCCTGCGTGCCCGCCGGAGCGCTGCGGCTGGAGGTGACGGAGAGCGTGCTGATCGACAACGTGGCGGCCGACTCGGCGCTGCGGCAGGTAAAGGCGCTGGGGGTGCGGGTGGACCTTGACGACTTCGGCACGGGCTACTCCAGCCTCAGCTACCTGTCGCGCTTTGCCGTGGACGCGCTGAAGATCGACCGCTCGTTCGTGGCGTCGCTGCGCGAGCGGCCCGAGAGCCGGGCCATCGTGGGCGCCATCGTGTCGCTGGCCGGCAGCCTGGGGCTGGAGGGCACGACCGCGGAGGGGATCGAGTCGCGCGAGCAGGCCGACGACCTGCGCGCCGCCGGCTGCACCCACCTGCAGGGCTACGCCTTTTCGCCCCCGCTCCCCGCCGCCGAAGCCGAGGCGTGGATGATGTCGCACGCAGAGGCGCTACCAGGATGA
- a CDS encoding DMT family transporter: protein MSERHDADAVEATPELEGGIAAVHTGPPNARGRWLTPGMRYMAAGAFFFSVMSLLVKHVGQALPSQELVLARSIVTATLSAWGVYHARVSPWGTQRKTLVFRGIAGFLALSCFYHTLTNLPIADATVIQYTNPVYAGLLAVPLLGEKLRRREVLSVLGSIVGVLLVTQPSFLFSGSPHALPPISVVIGLLGAMCSATAYITVRKLGATEHPAVIVGYFSLVSIIGSIPVALQHWIWPTSMQWLVLLAIGVSTQLGQIAITHGLRLERAGTATATAYLQIVFAAMWGVLFFAEIPDAGTILGSLVIIASTLALTPRGRPTPEP from the coding sequence ATGTCTGAGCGCCACGACGCCGACGCCGTCGAGGCGACGCCCGAACTGGAGGGCGGCATCGCGGCCGTCCACACCGGCCCGCCCAACGCCCGCGGCCGATGGCTGACGCCGGGGATGCGCTACATGGCGGCGGGCGCGTTCTTCTTCAGCGTGATGAGCCTGCTGGTGAAGCACGTCGGCCAAGCCCTGCCGAGCCAGGAACTGGTGCTGGCCCGCTCGATCGTCACCGCCACCCTGAGCGCCTGGGGCGTTTACCACGCGCGCGTGTCGCCTTGGGGAACCCAGCGCAAAACGCTGGTGTTTCGCGGGATCGCAGGGTTTCTGGCGCTCTCGTGCTTCTACCACACGCTGACGAATCTGCCCATCGCCGACGCGACCGTCATCCAGTACACGAATCCCGTGTACGCGGGGCTCCTGGCGGTTCCCCTGCTGGGCGAGAAGCTTCGGCGGCGCGAGGTGCTTTCGGTGTTGGGAAGCATCGTGGGCGTGCTGCTGGTCACCCAGCCGTCGTTCCTGTTCAGCGGGTCGCCGCACGCGCTGCCCCCCATTTCCGTCGTCATCGGCCTGCTCGGAGCGATGTGCAGCGCTACGGCGTACATCACGGTACGCAAGCTGGGAGCGACGGAACACCCGGCCGTCATCGTCGGCTACTTCTCGCTGGTTTCCATCATCGGTTCCATCCCCGTTGCCCTGCAGCACTGGATCTGGCCTACATCCATGCAGTGGCTCGTGCTGCTGGCCATCGGGGTGAGCACGCAGCTGGGGCAGATCGCCATCACCCATGGGCTGCGGCTGGAGCGCGCCGGCACCGCGACGGCCACGGCCTACCTGCAGATCGTCTTCGCGGCGATGTGGGGCGTCCTCTTCTTCGCCGAGATCCCCGACGCCGGCACCATCCTTGGTTCCCTGGTGATCATCGCGAGCACCCTGGCCCTCACCCCGAGGGGGCGTCCCACCCCGGAACCCTGA